The proteins below are encoded in one region of Streptomyces cyanogenus:
- a CDS encoding thiolase domain-containing protein yields MSKEPVAVVGIGQTRHVAARRDVSIAGLVREAAHRALHDAELTWSDIDAVVIGKAPDFFEGVMMPELYLADALGAVGKPMLRVHTAGSVGGSTALVAANLVAARVHGTVLTLAFEKQSESNAMWGLSLPIPFQQPLLAGAGGFFAPHVRAYMRRSGAPDSIGALVAYKDRRNALKNPYAHLHEHDITLEKVVASPMLWDPIRYSETCPSSDGACAMVLTDRAGAARAPRPPAWVLGGAMRSEPTLFAGKDFVSPQAGKDCAADVYRQAGVTDPRRDIDAAEIYVPFSWYEPMWLENLGFAAEGEGWKLTESGATALDGDLPVNMSGGVLSTNPIGASGMIRFAEAALQVRGQAGEHQVDGARRVLGHAYGGGSQFFSMWLVGSTPPDS; encoded by the coding sequence ATGAGCAAGGAACCCGTGGCCGTCGTCGGGATCGGCCAGACCAGGCACGTGGCCGCCCGCCGCGACGTGTCGATCGCCGGGCTCGTCCGCGAGGCCGCCCACCGCGCCCTGCACGACGCCGAGTTGACGTGGTCCGACATCGACGCCGTCGTCATCGGCAAGGCACCCGACTTCTTCGAGGGCGTGATGATGCCCGAGCTGTACCTCGCCGACGCGCTCGGCGCGGTCGGCAAACCCATGCTGCGGGTGCACACCGCGGGCTCCGTCGGCGGCTCCACCGCACTCGTCGCCGCGAACCTGGTCGCCGCCCGCGTCCACGGCACGGTCCTCACGCTCGCCTTCGAAAAACAGTCCGAGTCCAACGCCATGTGGGGCCTGTCCCTGCCCATCCCCTTCCAGCAGCCCCTGCTCGCCGGGGCCGGCGGCTTCTTCGCCCCCCATGTGCGCGCCTACATGCGGCGCAGCGGCGCCCCCGACTCCATCGGCGCCCTCGTCGCCTACAAGGACCGGCGCAACGCCCTGAAGAACCCCTACGCCCACCTCCACGAACACGACATCACCCTGGAGAAGGTGGTGGCGTCACCCATGTTGTGGGACCCCATTCGCTACTCCGAGACCTGCCCGTCCTCCGACGGCGCCTGTGCCATGGTCCTCACCGACCGCGCCGGAGCGGCCCGCGCGCCCCGGCCGCCCGCCTGGGTGCTCGGCGGCGCCATGCGCAGCGAACCCACCCTGTTCGCAGGCAAGGACTTCGTCTCCCCGCAGGCCGGCAAGGACTGCGCCGCCGACGTCTACCGGCAGGCGGGCGTCACCGACCCGCGCCGGGACATCGACGCGGCCGAGATCTACGTGCCGTTCTCCTGGTACGAGCCCATGTGGCTGGAGAACCTGGGCTTCGCCGCGGAGGGCGAGGGCTGGAAGCTCACCGAGTCCGGGGCCACCGCGCTCGACGGCGATCTGCCCGTCAACATGTCGGGCGGGGTGCTGTCCACCAACCCCATCGGCGCCTCCGGCATGATCCGCTTCGCCGAGGCCGCCCTCCAGGTGCGCGGCCAGGCCGGGGAACACCAGGTGGACGGGGCCCGCAGGGTGCTCGGGCACGCCTACGGCGGCGGCTCGCAGTTCTTCTCCATGTGGCTCGTGGGCTCCACGCCGCCCGACTCCTGA
- a CDS encoding thiolase domain-containing protein: MTSEEAPGPRDIAVVAFAQTDHRRSTAESSEVEMVMPVLHDVLAQTGLRTADIGFTCSGSSDYLAGRAFSFTLALDGVGAWPPISESHVEMDGAWALYEAWTKLLTGDADTALVYSYGKCSPGLVRDVLTRQLDPYYVAPLWPDAVALAALQAQALMDAGLTDERALAAVGARSRADATANPHAQLKGRIPQGDHVVRPLRTGDCPPIGDGAAAVILAAGERARRLCARPAWIRGVDHRIEAHALGVRDLTDSPSTRLAAERAGAFERPVDTAELHAPFSSQEVVLRRALRLDDSVCVNPSGGALAANPVMAAGLIRIGEAAARIHRGASDRALAHATSGPCLQQNLVAVLEGDPR; this comes from the coding sequence GTGACCAGCGAGGAAGCCCCCGGCCCCCGGGACATCGCCGTCGTCGCCTTCGCGCAGACCGACCACCGGCGCTCCACCGCGGAGTCCTCCGAGGTCGAGATGGTCATGCCCGTCCTCCACGACGTCCTGGCACAGACCGGTCTGCGGACCGCCGACATCGGCTTCACCTGCTCCGGCTCCAGCGACTACCTCGCCGGCCGCGCCTTCTCCTTCACCCTCGCCCTCGACGGTGTCGGCGCCTGGCCGCCGATCTCCGAGTCGCACGTCGAGATGGACGGCGCGTGGGCGCTGTACGAGGCCTGGACCAAGCTGCTCACCGGAGACGCCGACACCGCGCTCGTCTACTCCTACGGCAAGTGCTCACCCGGCTTGGTCCGGGATGTCCTCACCCGCCAGCTCGACCCGTACTACGTCGCCCCGCTGTGGCCCGACGCCGTAGCCCTCGCCGCCCTCCAGGCGCAGGCGCTCATGGATGCCGGACTCACCGACGAACGCGCGCTCGCCGCCGTCGGCGCCCGCAGCAGGGCCGACGCCACCGCCAACCCGCACGCCCAGCTCAAGGGCCGCATCCCCCAGGGCGACCACGTGGTGCGGCCGCTGCGTACCGGCGACTGCCCGCCCATCGGCGACGGCGCCGCCGCCGTGATCCTCGCGGCGGGGGAGCGGGCCCGTCGGCTGTGCGCGCGGCCCGCCTGGATCCGGGGCGTCGACCACCGCATCGAGGCCCACGCGCTGGGAGTGCGCGACCTCACCGACTCGCCCTCCACCCGGCTCGCCGCCGAGCGCGCGGGCGCCTTCGAACGGCCCGTCGACACCGCCGAGCTGCACGCGCCGTTCAGCTCCCAGGAGGTGGTCCTGCGCCGGGCCCTCCGCCTGGACGACAGCGTGTGCGTGAACCCGTCGGGCGGAGCCCTCGCCGCCAACCCCGTCATGGCCGCCGGTCTCATCCGCATCGGCGAGGCCGCCGCCCGCATCCACCGCGGCGCCTCCGACCGCGCCCTCGCCCACGCCACCTCCGGCCCCTGCCTGCAGCAGAACCTGGTCGCCGTACTCGAAGGGGATCCACGATGA
- a CDS encoding Zn-ribbon domain-containing OB-fold protein has product MPEVLSAPLVVEFPFTRSLGPVQSAFLTGLRERVVLGVRTTDGRTLVPPVEYDPVTAEEIRDLVEVAPTGTVTTWAWNHAPRRGQPLTTPFAWVLVRLDGADTALLHALDAPGPDAVRTGMRVRVRWAAERTGAITDIACFEPYEGEAVAPGGHSGAFADPLTGIVAPARLDYTYSPGRAQSAYIHALSERRTVGERCPSCRKVYVPPRGACPTCGVATAEQVEVGPRGTVTTFCIVNIKAAHTANLDIEVPYVYAHIALDGADLALHARIGGIPYDQVRMGLRVEPVWTEGARYPDHYRPTGEPDADYETYKELL; this is encoded by the coding sequence ATGCCAGAAGTCCTCTCCGCCCCGCTCGTCGTAGAGTTCCCCTTCACCCGCTCCCTCGGCCCCGTCCAGAGCGCCTTCCTCACCGGCCTGCGCGAACGTGTCGTCCTCGGCGTGCGCACCACCGACGGCCGCACCCTCGTCCCGCCGGTCGAGTACGACCCCGTCACCGCCGAGGAGATCCGCGACCTGGTGGAGGTCGCCCCCACCGGCACGGTCACCACCTGGGCCTGGAACCACGCCCCGCGCCGCGGCCAGCCCCTCACCACCCCCTTCGCCTGGGTCCTGGTCCGGCTCGACGGCGCCGACACCGCCCTGCTGCACGCCCTCGACGCCCCCGGCCCCGACGCCGTCCGCACCGGCATGCGGGTGCGCGTCCGCTGGGCCGCGGAACGCACCGGCGCCATCACCGACATCGCCTGCTTCGAGCCGTACGAGGGCGAGGCCGTCGCACCCGGCGGCCACAGCGGCGCGTTCGCCGACCCGCTCACCGGCATCGTCGCCCCCGCCCGCCTCGACTACACCTACTCGCCCGGCCGCGCCCAGTCCGCCTACATCCACGCCCTCTCCGAACGGCGCACCGTCGGCGAACGCTGCCCGTCCTGCCGCAAGGTGTACGTCCCGCCGAGGGGTGCGTGCCCCACATGTGGCGTCGCCACAGCCGAACAGGTCGAAGTGGGTCCCCGCGGCACGGTCACCACCTTCTGCATCGTCAACATCAAGGCCGCACACACGGCGAATCTCGACATCGAGGTGCCGTACGTCTACGCGCACATCGCCCTGGACGGGGCCGACCTCGCCCTGCACGCCCGCATCGGCGGCATCCCCTACGACCAGGTGCGCATGGGCCTGCGCGTGGAGCCGGTGTGGACCGAGGGCGCCCGCTACCCCGACCACTACCGGCCCACCGGCGAACCCGACGCGGACTACGAGACGTACAAGGAGCTGCTGTGA
- a CDS encoding crotonase/enoyl-CoA hydratase family protein, with the protein MSGTEHLTVQREGATLVLTLNRPDARNALSLAMLVGLYDGWLQADADDSVRSIVLTGAGGAFCAGMDLKALAGDGMQGQQYRDRLKADPDLHWKAMLRHHRPRKPVIAAVEGHCVAGGTEILQGTDIRVAGESATFGLFEVRHGLFPIGGSTVRLQRQIPRTHALEMLLTGRPYSAREAAGIGLIGRVVPDGTALAGALEIAEQINACGPLAVEAVKASVYETAEMTETDGLAAELARGWPVFDTADAKEGARAFAEKRPPVYKRA; encoded by the coding sequence ATGAGTGGGACGGAACACCTCACCGTGCAGCGGGAAGGCGCCACACTGGTGCTCACGCTCAACCGGCCCGACGCCAGGAACGCGCTCTCCCTGGCGATGCTGGTCGGCCTGTACGACGGCTGGCTCCAGGCCGACGCGGACGACTCGGTCCGCTCGATCGTGCTCACCGGGGCCGGCGGCGCGTTCTGCGCCGGCATGGACCTGAAGGCGCTGGCCGGCGACGGCATGCAGGGACAGCAGTACCGCGACCGGCTGAAGGCCGATCCCGACCTGCACTGGAAGGCGATGCTGCGCCACCATCGCCCCCGCAAGCCGGTGATCGCCGCCGTCGAGGGCCACTGCGTCGCGGGCGGCACCGAGATCCTCCAGGGCACCGACATCCGGGTCGCGGGCGAGTCCGCGACCTTCGGCCTGTTCGAGGTCAGGCACGGCCTGTTCCCGATCGGCGGCTCCACCGTCCGCCTCCAGCGCCAGATCCCGCGCACCCACGCCCTGGAGATGCTGCTCACCGGACGCCCCTACAGCGCCCGGGAAGCCGCCGGCATCGGCCTGATCGGGCGTGTCGTCCCCGACGGCACCGCCCTCGCCGGAGCGCTGGAGATCGCCGAACAGATCAACGCCTGCGGCCCGCTCGCCGTCGAGGCCGTCAAGGCGTCCGTGTACGAGACCGCCGAGATGACCGAGACCGACGGCCTCGCCGCCGAACTCGCCCGCGGCTGGCCCGTCTTCGACACCGCCGACGCGAAGGAGGGCGCCCGCGCCTTCGCGGAGAAACGGCCGCCTGTCTACAAGCGCGCGTGA